A genomic region of Mesobacillus jeotgali contains the following coding sequences:
- a CDS encoding helix-turn-helix transcriptional regulator, translated as MSSIKLTKRQEEIVQIVKEDGPITGEQIAEKLKLTRATLRPDLAILTMAGSLEARPRVGYFFNKDRERLFEPTEFLNLKVNDYKGHPIVVQKSSSVYDAIVQMFLEDVGTLYAVDSESCLAGVISRKDLLRAAIGNKNLEDLPVSVIMTRMPNIITVNPEETLVQAAKKLVTNRIDSLPVVRELKHKPESYEVIGRITKTTITKVYLEIAEQKSV; from the coding sequence GTGAGTTCTATTAAACTAACAAAACGGCAGGAAGAAATCGTTCAAATTGTCAAGGAGGATGGCCCGATAACTGGTGAACAGATTGCCGAAAAGCTGAAGCTGACACGGGCAACTCTCCGTCCGGACTTAGCGATCCTGACGATGGCGGGCAGCCTCGAGGCCAGGCCCAGAGTCGGCTATTTTTTCAATAAGGATAGGGAGAGATTGTTTGAACCGACGGAATTTCTTAATCTTAAAGTCAATGACTATAAGGGCCATCCGATTGTCGTTCAAAAATCATCTTCTGTTTATGATGCGATTGTCCAGATGTTCCTGGAAGACGTAGGGACGCTGTATGCTGTTGATTCTGAAAGTTGCCTGGCTGGGGTCATTTCAAGGAAAGACCTGTTAAGAGCTGCTATCGGAAATAAGAATCTGGAGGATCTTCCTGTAAGCGTCATCATGACGAGGATGCCAAACATTATTACGGTGAACCCTGAAGAAACATTGGTCCAGGCTGCCAAAAAGCTTGTAACAAATAGAATAGATTCTCTCCCTGTCGTCCGGGAACTCAAGCATAAACCCGAATCATATGAAGTTATCGGACGAATAACCAAAACAACCATTACGAAGGTTTATCTAGAAATCGCAGAGCAAAAATCTGTCTAG
- a CDS encoding exodeoxyribonuclease III produces the protein MKLVSWNVNGIRACARKGFLDFFKEADADLFCIQETKLQEGQITLELEGYHQFWNYAEKKGYSGTAVFSKKEPLSVKYGIGSTEHDHEGRAITVEYEEFYLVNVYTPNSQRDLARLGYRLSWEDKLREYLFELDKTKPVILCGDLNVAHNEIDLKNPKPNRGNSGFTDEERGKMTELLDSGFVDSFRHLHPEVKDVYTWWSYMNKVREKNIGWRIDYFIVSEKLAPAIKEAGAECFVMGSDHCPVTLELSL, from the coding sequence ATGAAATTAGTATCATGGAATGTGAATGGCATAAGGGCTTGTGCTCGTAAAGGATTTTTAGATTTCTTTAAAGAAGCGGACGCAGACCTTTTTTGTATACAGGAAACGAAACTGCAGGAAGGACAGATCACCCTTGAGCTGGAAGGGTACCATCAGTTCTGGAATTACGCAGAAAAGAAAGGCTATTCCGGAACTGCTGTTTTTTCGAAAAAAGAGCCTCTATCTGTTAAGTACGGGATTGGATCAACTGAACATGATCATGAGGGCAGGGCAATCACTGTAGAGTATGAAGAGTTTTATCTGGTCAATGTTTACACCCCAAACTCTCAGCGTGATCTGGCGCGCCTCGGATACCGCCTATCCTGGGAAGACAAGCTCAGAGAGTACTTGTTTGAATTAGACAAGACTAAGCCTGTAATCCTTTGCGGCGATTTGAATGTCGCCCACAATGAGATCGATTTGAAAAACCCAAAACCAAACCGTGGAAATTCTGGATTTACGGATGAGGAACGAGGGAAGATGACAGAACTTCTCGACAGTGGCTTCGTTGATTCGTTCCGTCACCTGCATCCTGAGGTTAAGGATGTGTACACCTGGTGGTCTTACATGAATAAAGTAAGAGAAAAGAACATTGGATGGCGTATCGATTATTTCATTGTTTCAGAAAAATTGGCACCTGCAATCAAAGAAGCAGGAGCAGAATGCTTTGTGATGGGTAGTGATCACTGCCCCGTCACGCTTGAACTAAGTCTATAG